The following is a genomic window from Acidimicrobium ferrooxidans DSM 10331.
CCTGCGCGATGGCGACACGGGGGACGATGCGGCCCCGGCGATCGACGACGGAGATGGCCTTGCCATTCGCCTCGGCCGAGATCGCCACGATGCGCTCGGCGATGCCTTGATGTTCCAGGCGTACGATCCCACGCTCGCTCGCACTGAGGGACGTTCGTGGCAGTTCGAGATACGCGATGCCAGCGGCGGCCGCGGCAACAACGACGCCGGCCCCGACCACGATGCGGGTGTTGCGCCTTCGGACACGTCTCGAACGATGCACGCCCCTCGGTACCTCCTCGTCCCCTCGCGCAGTCAACGGCGCGGGTGGAGTGTCGTTGCTAGTGTAACGACACTCGGTGGCGATTTCCTGAGAGACAGGGCGGCTGGGAGGGGATGTGGTCACGAAGTTCTTCGTCGAGGCTCTGGTGACGTTGCTCGTGATCATCGATCCCATCGGCAACATCCCGACCTTCCTGGTCGTCACCCGTGGTCGGGACCAGCGTGCGCGCCGGCGCCTCGCCACGGAGGCGGTGCTCGTCGCGGCGGCGGTGCTCGCGGTCTTCGCGCTCGCCGGTTCCCAGATCCTCGACTATCTCGGGATCTCGATTCCCGCTCTTGAGGTGTCGGGAGGCCTGTTGCTGCTGATCGTGGCGCTCGAGCTGCTGACCGGTCGGGGTGGGTCGATCGGTACCACGGAGGAGGGTATCTCGGTGGCCGTGGTTCCCCTTGCAACCCCGCTCATCGCGGGTCCGGGCGCCATTGCTGCGGTGTTGGTGCTGGCCAAGCGAGCTGCGACAGCGCCACTTTCGGTGGCGCTCGCTGGGGCGTTGGTCGGTTCGATGGTCATCTTGTGGGTCGTCTTGCACTACGCCTCGGCCTTGGTCCGCATCCTGAAGGAGTCGGGCAT
Proteins encoded in this region:
- a CDS encoding MarC family protein — encoded protein: MVTKFFVEALVTLLVIIDPIGNIPTFLVVTRGRDQRARRRLATEAVLVAAAVLAVFALAGSQILDYLGISIPALEVSGGLLLLIVALELLTGRGGSIGTTEEGISVAVVPLATPLIAGPGAIAAVLVLAKRAATAPLSVALAGALVGSMVILWVVLHYASALVRILKESGIALLSRVFGLLLAAIAVQLAAEGIRGFGL